One window from the genome of Lutra lutra chromosome X, mLutLut1.2, whole genome shotgun sequence encodes:
- the LOC125092003 gene encoding testis-expressed protein 13D-like — protein MAVDFGDPRSGFRHNEVVVFINEEVLSNGGGPDFYLTFCSRPWNEVEDELLSIVADPQVPRAVKRAYSWSALALSVRAAARQQEQQAHRVRRLQEQLEERETTTWALANQLQRLRQEREQVVSQLRRMQHDLQHVLNEREALRGQLLQAQRQPQQVGSRVQRLATEVWPLNAEERNEVLAATRSQRERDAETQREEAHMTFATTGVLYAPGSPPPPPSPWAQVVQPSLPMPFPMPFQVAFPYPPPPQPRVVAEAAAGAAFTPQMPAAAIYPPGTWPPFRPLEEIAMWWDQRRQSQEEGAARLHFGLNPAGRSWSQGDLMKQQPQGQMPKQPNAPGTLCEAEETPAPSVRMNPPKIPSGSQRASPQ, from the exons ATGGCCGTAGATTTCGGGGACCCCCGGAGCGGGTTCCGCCACAACGAGGTGGTGGTGTTCATCAACGAGGAGGTGCTCAGCAACGGCGGCGGTCCCGACTTCTACCTGACCTTCTGCTCGAGGCCCTGGAACGAGGTAGAGGACGAGCTACTGTCCATCGTGGCGGACCCTCAGGTGCCGCGCGCCGTCAAGCGGGCTTACTCGTGGAGCGCGCTGGCCTTGAGCGTGCGCGCGGCCGCgaggcagcaggagcagcaggcgCACCGCGTCCGGCGGCTGCAGGAGCAGCTGGAGGAGCGCGAGACCACCACTTGGGCTCTGGCCAACCAGCTGCAGCGGCTACGCCAGGAGCGCGAGCAGGTGGTGTCGCAGTTGCGCCGCATGCAGCACGACCTGCAGCATGTGCTGAATGAGCGCGAGGCGCTGCGTGGCCAGCTGCTCCAGGCCCAGAGGCAGCCCCAGCAGGTCGGGTCTCGAGTGCAGCGGCTGGCGACGGAGGTGTGGCCCCTGAATGCAGAGGAGCGGAACGAGGTGCTGGCCGCCACCCGTTCGCAGCGTGAGCGGGATGCGGAGACCCAGAGAGAGGAGGCCCACATGACCTTCGCGACAACAGGTGTGCTTTACGCGCCAGGatcgccgccgccaccgccgagTCCCTGGGCCCAGGTTGTTCAACCCTCTCTGCCAATGCCGTTCCCCATGCCATTCCAGGTGGCGTTCCCCTACCCACCACCTCCCCAACCCAGAGTAGtcgcagaagcagcagcaggagcagcgtTCACACCCCAGATGCCTGCTGCAGCCATCTACCCACCTGGCACGTGGCCTCCGTTCAGGCCTCTGGAGGAGATAGCCATGTGGTGGGACCAGAGACGCCAAAGCCAAGAGGAAGGTGCTGCCAGGCTCCACTTTGGCTTAAACCCCGCAGGGCGCAGCTGGAGCCAGGGAGACCTGATGAAGCAACAGCCTCAGGGACAGATGCCCAAGCAACCAAATG CTCCAGGAACTTTGTGTGAAGCTGAAGAAACTCCAGCTCCCAGTGTGCGAATGAATCCTCCCAAAATACCCTCTGGCTCTCAGCGGGCTTCACCTCAGTGA